A region of the Chryseobacterium cucumeris genome:
GATTTCAAAATCCTATGTCATTAAAGGGGGTGGAAAAATTGTTGTGGTGAGAACGGAAATCTATGTCCAGACCGAAGGTTCTGCTTCTGAAAGTCATGTGGCGACCTCATTAGTTACCATGATGAAAATAAAATAAGAATTTAAAGGGAATAAAAGCTGGAATATTCCTTCAATAAAGGGTTTCAAAGCATTTTTTTTCCGGAATGGAATGGCTTTTGCTCAACAAACCCCATAAACATTAAAAAATATCACAATGAACTTAATTATCCGACTTTTTATTACAGCAATTGTTGCTTATCTTTTAACTAAAATTTTACCGGGAGTGCAGTTTGAAGGATTTTCTTCAGCCATCATCTTTGCGATTGTACTTGGGGTTCTTAACATATTTGTAAAGCCAATTTTAAGTCTGTTTGGCCTTCCGCTGACTATTCTTACCTTAGGATTCTTTGCGCTGGTAATTAATGCCGCAATAGTCCTGATTGCAGACTATTTCATAGACAGTATGGTTGTAGATGGGTTCTGGTGGGCATTTATCTTCAGTATATTATTATCAATCGTAACTTCTCTGGCGAATTCAATGTTCTCAGATGGAGATTAATTAAAATCATAAAGATCAAAAAAGAAATCCGCTCAACGAGCGGATTTCTTTATTTTTTAATGAACTTCAGTAACACGAGGTCTCCTTTCGAATCTTTAAGCTTTAAAAAGTAATTTCCTGAAATAAGCTGACTAATTAAAATTTCTTTCATAAACTGATCTTTTAAAATCACCCTTCCATTCACATCTATAATCTCATATTCGTTGAAGTTCCGGTCAGTATTTACTTTTAAAA
Encoded here:
- a CDS encoding phage holin family protein, which codes for MNLIIRLFITAIVAYLLTKILPGVQFEGFSSAIIFAIVLGVLNIFVKPILSLFGLPLTILTLGFFALVINAAIVLIADYFIDSMVVDGFWWAFIFSILLSIVTSLANSMFSDGD